GGCCGTCGACGGCGATCTCGAGCGGCTGGCCGTCCTTTTCGAACTCCCAGCGATAGAGCCCGCCGCCGGTGAAGCGGCGGCCGATGCAGACGTGCTGGCGGAGGTCGGCCGGATGTTGCGGCCGAGGGAAGCGGGCGAAATAGGCCGGGCTCGCCACCGCCGCCATGCGCATGTCCGGCCCGATCCGAACCGCGATCATGTCCTGTTCCAGGCTTTCACCGAGCCGGAGACCGGCATCGAACCCTGCCGTGACCAGGTCGACGAAACCGTCCTGGACCAGGAGCTCCAGCGTGATATCCGGATAGGCTTCGGCGAAACGTGTGGTCTGCGGCGCGATCAGCAGTTCGGCTGCCTGCAGCGGCACCGTCAGCTTGAGCCGCCCGGCCGGGCGGCCGCCGGTGGCGACCGTATCCTCGAGCGCCGCCTCGATCTCCTCGAGCGCGGGCGCAAGCCGCGCGACCAGCCGGGCGCCGGCCTCGGTCAGCGCCACGCTGCGGGTGGTGCGCGCCAAAAGCCTGACGCCGAGCTCGGCCTCCAGGCCACTGACCGCATGGCTGACGGCGGAAGGCGACACGCCGAGCGCGGTCGCCGCGCCGCGGAAGCTGCTGTTGGCGGCGACGCTGGCAAAGACGGTCAGGGCGGCAAGGTCGGTGCGGGCCATTGGTGAACAATATCGAACAGCCCGTGCATTCCAAGGCCAATTATAACGATCAGCTCAACTGTCTATCTCCTGGTCGCAAGCCGGCCCCATCCCGGGCTGGCGAGCCAACCACCCGGAGTGAATCACCATGAAACAGCGCAAGCTTGGATCCGAACTTTCCGTGTCGTCCGTTGGCCTCGGCTGCATGGGCATGAGTTTCGCTTATGGCGGACAGGACGAGAAGGACGCCATCGCGACGCTGCGCCGCGCCGTCGACCTCGGCGTCACTTTGTTCGACACCGCCGAGGTCTATGGCCCCTTCGACAATGAGATCCTGGTCGGCAAGGCGCTCGGCCCCGTGCGTGATCAGGTGGTCATCGCCACCAAGTTCGGCTTCAGGATCGCCGACGAAGGCACCGGCCCCGCCCGCATGGTTGGCGTCGACAGCCGGCCTGAACACGTCAAGGCCGTCGCCGAGGCCTCGCTGAAGCGGCTCGGCATCGAGGTCATCGACCTCTATTACCAGCACCGCGTCGATCCCACCGTACCGATCGAGGACACCGTCGGCGCCATGGCGGACCTGGTGCGTGAAGGCAAGGTGCGGGCGCTCGGCCTGTCGGAGGCCGGCCCCGCGACCATCCGGCGCGCCCATGCCGTCCATCCGATCGCCGCGGTCCAGAACGAGTATTCGCTGTGGAGCCGCGAGCCGGAAGACGAGGTACTGCCGGTCTGCCGCGAACTCGGCATCGGCCTCGTGCCCTTCAGCCCGCTCGGACGCGGCTTTCTGACCGGGGCCATCCGCGACCGCGCGGCGCTCGGCGATGACGACTTCCGCCGCGGCCTGCCGCGCTTCCAGGACGGCAATCTCGAACGCAACCTCGTGCTCGTCGATCGGTTGAACGGGCTCGCCGGCGGGCTCGGCATCACCGCCGCCCAATTGGCGCTGGCCTGGGTGCTGCATCAGGGCGACACCATCGTGCCGATCCCGGGCGCGCGCCGCATCGCCCATCTCGAGCAGAACGCCGCCGCCGCCGAGGTCACGCTCAGCCCGGCGACGCTTCAGGCCATCGCCGAGGCGATGCCGGCCGAAGCGATCGCCGGCAAGCGTTACACCGACGCCGCCCTGGAACTTGTCGGCCGGTGAACCGTTGGAGGCCTGAGTGCGTAAACAGGTAAGTGCGTAAACGGTGGCAGCCGCTGCCCTGTAACCTCCAGGAAACAGAGCAACGGCTGTCTCGCAATCCTGGCGAAACAGCGGCCGGCAATTGTGCCAGTCATGCCAGAGGGACACGCCATGCCCAGGTCGAACGCCACTTTTGCCGCAGCAAAGCCCGCTTCCGCCGATGCCCAGACCCTGGCGCTGATCGCCAGCTCGCTGGTTTTCGCGACCATTATCGCGTTCTTCGCCATGGTGCTCACCGCCTGGCCGGTCGCGGCCCAGGGCGGCACGCTGCAGATCGCCGCCTTGCCCTCGTCTTTGCTGCAGAGCCAGACGATGACTGAGACCGCGCCGCAGCCGCTCATTCCGCGCAACACCGAAGCCGTTGACGTCACCGCCCCGCCGGCCACCGCCCAGACCGCATCGCTGCAGTCCATGCCGCTCGCGGCGCGCCCGTGCCATGACGAGCTGGTTGTGGTCGAAGCCGAGATGAACGCCACGCTCGCCAGGTTCGAGGCGCTGGACGAGCAGGACATGAGCCTGCAATGCGCCGCCTTGCGTGATCACCTGGCGTCGCTGTCGCGCGCCGCCGCCGCGACCGACCGCTGCACCGCGGGCCTGGAGCGCCGGACCAAGGTGAACCTGATCCGCCAGACCGCCGCCGAATGGCGCGGCGTGGTGTCGTCGAGCTGCCGCTGATCCGGCCGCTTGGACCGTGAAACTGCTGGATCCGAAACGCTGCGCAAACAGTTGAAAACCCGCACATGCATTTGAAAACGCTGGCGTTCGTCCTGGCCGCCGTCATGCCGGGCCTGGCCGCGGCCTCGCCGTCCGAGGCATTCTGCGCCCGCGATCTCTCGGCGACCGACACCCGGCTCCGCCACGCTCTGATCCGGCTCAACGAAACGCGCGACCTGCCGATGAGCCAGCGCTGCAACGTCATCCGCGATCACCTGCGCGCCTTGACCCAGGCGGCGTCGGTCCACGAGCGTTGCAGCACCGGCCGGGCGCGGGCTGAAAATGTCGGGCAAATGGTCGGCTCGATCACCGACTGGCGCGAGGTCATCGCGCGGAACTGTCCATAAGCCAGTCGCATTGGACCGGCTCTCGAAGGGCGGCCAAGCCGATCTGCAAAGAGCCGACGAGCTCTCGCCGTCACGCCTTGATCTGTTCCTTCACCGCCTCGATCAGCTGCTTGAGCGAGAACGGCTTGGGCAGGAAGGTGAAATGGGAGCCCTCGGGCAGGTCCTTCTTGAAGGCGTCCTCGGCATAACCGGAGACGAAGATCACCTTCAGGTCGGGATTGGCCTTGCGCAATTCGACCAGCAAGGTCGGTCCGTTCATTTCCGGCATGACCACGTCGGAGACGACAAGATCGACCGATCCGCCGGCGCCTGCCATCACCTCCAGCGCCTCGACGCCGGAGGCCGCCTCGAGCACCGTATAGCCGCGCGAGGCGAGCGCGCGCGAGGCAAAGGCCCGGACCGCATCCTCGTCCTCGACCAGCAGGATGGTGCCGGCGCCGGTGTCGTCGCGCGGCGGCGCCGGGGTCCGCGGCAGCGGGGCGGCATCCTTGGCCGGCGCCTCGATCTTGCCGGCCACCAGCATGGCGGCCGGCGGGGCGGCGGCGATGGCGGACGGCGCATCCTCGGCCTCCGCGACATGGCGCGGCAGGAAGATGCGGAACGTCGTGCCCTTGCCGACCGCGGTATCGACGAAGATATAGCCGCCCGACTGCTTGACGATGCCGTAGACGGTCGACAGGCCGAGCCCGGTGCCCTTGCCGACATCCTTGGTCGAGAAGAACGGGTCGAAGATCTTCTGGACGATCTCCTCGGGAATGCCGGTGCCGGTGTCGGCCACCTCGATCAGCACGCAATCGGTCGCCGGCACTTCCACCGGGTGATCCTTGCTGTCGTAGCGGCGGATCTCGGCGGCCGGCACGTTCAAGGTCTTGATCGTCAGCTTGCCGCCATCGGGCATGGCGTCGCGGGCATTGACCGCCAGATTGAGGATCACCTGCTCGAGCTGGGTGACATCGGCGCGGATCGGCCAGAGATCGCGGCCATGCACCATGTCGAGGCCAACCCGCTCGCCGAGCGAGCGGCGCAGCAGCATGGACAGGTCCGACAGCACGTCGCCGAGCTGCACCACCTGCGGCCGCAGCGTCTGCTTGCGCGAGAAGGCCAGGAGCTGGCGCACCAGGCTGGCCGCCCGGTTGGCGTTCTGCTTGATCTGGGTGATGTCGTTGAACGACGGATCGGCCGGCTTGTGGTTCATCAGCAGCAGGTCGGCATGGCCGATGATCGCCTGCAGCACGTTGTTGAAGTCATGCGCCACGCCGCCGGCGAGCTGGCCGACCGCGTTCATCTTCTGCGACTGGGCGAACTGCTCCTGCAATTGCCTGAGCTCGGTGGTCTCCACCGCATAGACGATCGCCGCCTCGCCCGGCTGGTCGGGATCGTCGACCGGAGCCACGAAAAAACGGGCGAAACGGTTGGCATCGCCCTGTAGCGCGCCGTCGACCGGCACCAGGTCGCCACGCCCCTCGGCCGCCTCGCCGATCGCCTGCGACAGGCCCGGCCGGGAACTGTCCTTGACCAGCGACAGGATCGACCGCGGCCCGACCTCGCCGGCCGGCAGCAATTCGGCCGACAGTCTGGCGAAGATCGGGTTGGACCGGCCGACATGGCCCGCCTTGTCGACGGTCGAGATGCCCAGAGGCGAATTGTTGAAGAAGCGTGCGAAGCGCACCTCCGCGGCGCGCAGGCTGTCGCCGGTATCGCTGCCGCGGCCGCGGTGGATCACCAGGGTGCGCGACGAACCGGCGGTGCCGTCGCCCGAGAAAGCCACCTTGTGCAGGAGCCGGACCGGCAGGGCCTCGCCGCCGCGCTTCTTAAGGTCGAGATCGAATGTGGCGGTGCGCACCTCGCCCGGCGCCGGCGTCACCGTCCTGAGCAGGGCCGCGCCATCGGCCGCCAGGATATCGGCCAGCGCCAGGCCGCCCGGCCCGACCTCGGCCAGATCATGATCGAGCCAGCCGGCAAGCGTGGCGTT
This portion of the Phreatobacter stygius genome encodes:
- a CDS encoding LysR family transcriptional regulator, which codes for MARTDLAALTVFASVAANSSFRGAATALGVSPSAVSHAVSGLEAELGVRLLARTTRSVALTEAGARLVARLAPALEEIEAALEDTVATGGRPAGRLKLTVPLQAAELLIAPQTTRFAEAYPDITLELLVQDGFVDLVTAGFDAGLRLGESLEQDMIAVRIGPDMRMAAVASPAYFARFPRPQHPADLRQHVCIGRRFTGGGLYRWEFEKDGQPLEIAVDGRLVFNEGRLISAAALAGAGLAYVMEAMVAEEIASGRLVRVLDDWCPPFPGFFLYYPSRRQMRPALRAFIDFFTRGANSE
- a CDS encoding aldo/keto reductase — translated: MKQRKLGSELSVSSVGLGCMGMSFAYGGQDEKDAIATLRRAVDLGVTLFDTAEVYGPFDNEILVGKALGPVRDQVVIATKFGFRIADEGTGPARMVGVDSRPEHVKAVAEASLKRLGIEVIDLYYQHRVDPTVPIEDTVGAMADLVREGKVRALGLSEAGPATIRRAHAVHPIAAVQNEYSLWSREPEDEVLPVCRELGIGLVPFSPLGRGFLTGAIRDRAALGDDDFRRGLPRFQDGNLERNLVLVDRLNGLAGGLGITAAQLALAWVLHQGDTIVPIPGARRIAHLEQNAAAAEVTLSPATLQAIAEAMPAEAIAGKRYTDAALELVGR
- the cckA gene encoding cell cycle histidine kinase CckA; translation: MAIAEKSARPKAGTTSQKATVPRAVDRADRSGSTTMVLAVALVLVGAALFFLAIGRENAYPYVIGLLALLSVVGVFALFAYAAGILRFATEESRNDFTKSMVDSTPDAAVVTEPSGRVLYANPSYLELTGASGEHDVRGVERAFSSAPDVSEAIYRLSQAAREGRRHQEEVRQPDAESARWFRLRVRPLVRDGLPAPRGMNKATVWTVEDITRDRQNAESAFETLQKAIDFLDHAPAGFFSMEPNGEIAYMNATLAGWLDHDLAEVGPGGLALADILAADGAALLRTVTPAPGEVRTATFDLDLKKRGGEALPVRLLHKVAFSGDGTAGSSRTLVIHRGRGSDTGDSLRAAEVRFARFFNNSPLGISTVDKAGHVGRSNPIFARLSAELLPAGEVGPRSILSLVKDSSRPGLSQAIGEAAEGRGDLVPVDGALQGDANRFARFFVAPVDDPDQPGEAAIVYAVETTELRQLQEQFAQSQKMNAVGQLAGGVAHDFNNVLQAIIGHADLLLMNHKPADPSFNDITQIKQNANRAASLVRQLLAFSRKQTLRPQVVQLGDVLSDLSMLLRRSLGERVGLDMVHGRDLWPIRADVTQLEQVILNLAVNARDAMPDGGKLTIKTLNVPAAEIRRYDSKDHPVEVPATDCVLIEVADTGTGIPEEIVQKIFDPFFSTKDVGKGTGLGLSTVYGIVKQSGGYIFVDTAVGKGTTFRIFLPRHVAEAEDAPSAIAAAPPAAMLVAGKIEAPAKDAAPLPRTPAPPRDDTGAGTILLVEDEDAVRAFASRALASRGYTVLEAASGVEALEVMAGAGGSVDLVVSDVVMPEMNGPTLLVELRKANPDLKVIFVSGYAEDAFKKDLPEGSHFTFLPKPFSLKQLIEAVKEQIKA